From a region of the Listeria monocytogenes ATCC 19117 genome:
- a CDS encoding multidrug effflux MFS transporter: MEKNIETKKINLALLVCLVGFPQISETIYTPSLTEIATSYGVSLNLAQMTLSIYFLAFAVGVFFWGVSSDFLGRRKAMNFGIFIYILGCFVCLFSNNITMLFIGRFVQAFGASTGSVTTQTILRDNYHGNDRHHLFAKISAALAFSPAIGPLIGGFIGQYYGFRVVFLFLVVMGMILLFWSLKRLPETKTANATPFSVQKMVVIGKKMIFDRYTIAFGVLIGIFNGILFSYYSEAPTIFIERFHFNQSQYGFMGCAVATATILGAWLSNWRLKQNSPHKIIKEGILLALIGTLFLSMVALFPLTIQVIFYIFFISIILVGIGMSLPNCLSLALVKFQEVAGTAGAFLSLGYYVIVSLCTFFIGVLHSGSILVFPAFCLVLLLIALLCIKIAARNNP, encoded by the coding sequence ATGGAAAAAAACATCGAAACAAAGAAAATAAATTTAGCATTACTTGTGTGCCTTGTGGGGTTTCCACAAATTAGCGAAACTATTTATACGCCTTCTTTAACGGAGATTGCTACGAGCTACGGCGTCTCATTAAATTTGGCTCAAATGACTTTAAGCATCTACTTTCTTGCTTTTGCAGTTGGTGTCTTCTTTTGGGGCGTTAGTTCCGATTTTTTAGGTCGACGAAAAGCAATGAACTTTGGGATATTTATCTATATTCTTGGTTGCTTCGTCTGCCTTTTTTCAAATAATATTACAATGCTTTTTATCGGACGCTTTGTTCAAGCATTTGGCGCAAGTACGGGTTCTGTTACAACACAGACCATTTTGCGTGACAACTACCACGGTAATGATCGCCACCATTTATTTGCAAAAATCTCAGCCGCTTTGGCATTTTCACCGGCAATTGGGCCATTAATTGGTGGATTTATCGGACAATATTACGGCTTTCGCGTGGTTTTTTTATTTTTAGTAGTTATGGGAATGATATTGCTGTTCTGGAGTTTAAAACGACTACCAGAAACAAAAACAGCGAACGCCACCCCATTCAGTGTGCAGAAAATGGTAGTAATTGGTAAAAAAATGATTTTTGACCGCTATACAATTGCTTTTGGAGTGCTAATTGGTATTTTTAATGGAATATTGTTTAGTTACTACTCTGAAGCTCCTACTATTTTTATTGAGAGGTTTCATTTTAATCAGAGTCAGTATGGCTTCATGGGGTGCGCAGTGGCTACGGCAACTATTTTAGGAGCTTGGCTATCGAACTGGCGCTTAAAGCAGAATTCACCTCATAAAATCATTAAAGAAGGAATTTTGCTAGCTCTTATTGGCACTCTATTTCTTAGCATGGTTGCCCTATTCCCGCTTACTATCCAAGTTATATTCTACATCTTCTTCATTTCTATTATCTTAGTAGGAATTGGCATGTCTTTACCAAATTGTTTAAGTCTAGCACTAGTGAAATTTCAAGAAGTTGCCGGTACAGCTGGCGCCTTTTTAAGCTTAGGATATTATGTAATTGTCAGTCTTTGTACTTTCTTCATTGGCGTTTTGCATTCAGGATCAATACTTGTATTTCCCGCATTCTGCCTAGTATTACTTCTAATTGCCTTGCTCTGTATAAAAATAGCTGCTAGAAATAACCCTTAG